Proteins from a genomic interval of Paenibacillus sp. 37:
- a CDS encoding dynamin family protein produces the protein MIDFNVLNDRMQAISTLATRLDHEPIQVLARFLSERIAHPESFVVMLGETSSGKTTLLNGLLGKEMLKTSAKPTTGTIVEVMSNPNEDVQREVETYYAINKDATMEEISLTTFGSLALEPDADLHRLRVIVPTFPHDLRDMRLFDTPGYGSIVEHHEAVLKDFIPNSDVIVYVVSHRIGFKQNDYEFLKYVNELIGPDTEVLLVINRVPEGIGASDTRIEEIRGYAEDCLHRKLRLQLVRSSYREGQPVLPSEAGLWNDIHQILEQEERKEALQRAFIAYQDDILLEMKGHVVQRLVAHQMSAEEEQDVLDAMQPLLETEERALERINVVFDKLNGQLAKLFDGAANTIKGKIDIELDDTNKWASKDECIGFVQNHMFPLHVKNETKSISNWIQDELERLDEEIFAMLNTAVVEFEKKVVLKSNLFQPLLVNISNRLAHKAAGNGLNAFFKQFGGAGGAGAGVANAAKKGLKQVGKMFNKTFSRDTHNALASFLKKMGATSTKAVTAAAAVIVEGIFYMIDSLTWQPTLKRHIRKALDTWRDETITMVSKDLTQLKEHNMENVRAYFEVYRESMPEKKHELTQDVQLLQEMVFDINDILSQKDTIEVTHYER, from the coding sequence ATGATCGATTTTAACGTGTTAAATGATCGAATGCAGGCGATTAGCACGCTAGCAACTCGTTTAGATCATGAACCTATACAAGTCTTAGCTCGTTTCCTATCTGAACGAATTGCTCACCCTGAAAGTTTTGTAGTCATGTTAGGTGAAACCAGTAGTGGAAAAACGACGCTCCTCAATGGGCTACTCGGAAAGGAAATGCTTAAAACAAGTGCTAAACCAACAACAGGCACGATTGTGGAAGTGATGAGTAACCCTAATGAAGATGTTCAACGAGAAGTAGAGACCTATTATGCGATCAATAAAGATGCCACAATGGAAGAAATTTCACTAACTACTTTTGGAAGTCTTGCCCTTGAGCCTGATGCTGATTTGCACCGTCTACGTGTGATCGTACCAACTTTTCCTCATGACCTGCGAGATATGCGTCTCTTTGATACACCAGGTTACGGCAGTATAGTAGAACATCATGAAGCAGTATTGAAAGATTTTATCCCGAATAGTGATGTTATTGTTTACGTTGTATCTCATCGAATTGGATTTAAACAAAATGATTATGAATTTTTGAAGTATGTCAATGAACTGATTGGCCCCGATACAGAAGTGTTACTCGTCATTAATCGTGTACCGGAAGGGATTGGGGCGAGTGATACACGTATTGAGGAAATTCGTGGGTATGCAGAGGACTGCCTGCATCGGAAACTTCGTCTCCAGCTCGTGCGAAGCAGTTATAGGGAAGGGCAACCTGTGCTACCTAGTGAAGCTGGATTATGGAACGATATTCATCAGATCTTGGAACAGGAAGAGCGAAAGGAAGCACTCCAGCGTGCGTTTATAGCGTATCAGGACGATATCTTGCTGGAGATGAAGGGACATGTAGTGCAGCGGTTAGTGGCGCATCAGATGTCAGCAGAAGAAGAGCAGGACGTATTAGATGCCATGCAGCCACTTCTTGAAACAGAGGAACGGGCACTAGAACGGATTAACGTCGTTTTTGATAAGTTAAATGGTCAATTAGCGAAGCTGTTTGACGGTGCAGCTAATACTATTAAAGGCAAAATAGACATTGAACTAGATGATACTAACAAATGGGCCAGCAAAGATGAGTGCATTGGTTTCGTTCAGAATCATATGTTTCCACTCCATGTCAAGAACGAGACCAAAAGCATTTCGAATTGGATTCAAGATGAATTGGAGCGGCTCGATGAAGAAATCTTTGCCATGCTAAATACGGCTGTTGTGGAGTTTGAAAAGAAAGTAGTATTGAAATCTAACTTGTTCCAACCGCTACTTGTAAACATCAGCAACCGACTTGCCCATAAAGCAGCGGGAAACGGTTTGAACGCTTTTTTTAAACAATTCGGGGGAGCGGGTGGAGCGGGAGCAGGCGTGGCCAATGCAGCAAAGAAGGGGCTTAAACAGGTTGGGAAAATGTTTAATAAGACCTTTTCAAGGGATACTCATAATGCTCTAGCATCATTTCTAAAGAAGATGGGTGCCACTTCGACGAAAGCCGTAACTGCAGCAGCTGCCGTTATTGTTGAAGGTATATTTTATATGATTGATTCATTAACCTGGCAACCAACCTTAAAGAGGCACATTAGAAAAGCACTAGATACATGGCGTGATGAAACCATAACAATGGTGAGCAAAGATCTTACACAGTTAAAAGAACATAATATGGAAAATGTACGAGCATATTTTGAAGTATATCGAGAAAGTATGCCTGAAAAAAAACATGAACTCACCCAAGATGTCCAATTATTACAAGAAATGGTTTTTGACATTAACGACATATTGAGCCAAAAAGATACGATCGAGGTGACACATTATGAAAGATAA
- a CDS encoding putative phage abortive infection protein, with protein sequence MIEWVRIPKFLIIMFISFVGIWIFIPFILLVISTFTNISMLKIPTVNIEKTAQLGDTFGVVNALFSGLALSGLIYTIWTERLNNKAQSFENHFFQLLNFHHTIVFDSGGNVNELFDRICQQIKQTCENLRNAKSQVNKEVLVETYKRNYKMYHAVMSHYFRNLEHMIKYIDESEIDNKNKYYKILFSQLSEYEIILLAYHGLTDKGSALAFRDYIIDHKLLKELDHIEHGEAGEILKVEYTKLSKSSK encoded by the coding sequence ATGATAGAGTGGGTAAGAATCCCAAAGTTTTTAATTATTATGTTTATTTCATTTGTAGGAATATGGATTTTTATTCCATTTATACTATTGGTCATATCAACATTCACAAATATATCAATGCTAAAAATCCCTACGGTAAATATTGAGAAAACGGCTCAGTTAGGGGATACATTCGGTGTTGTGAATGCTCTTTTCTCTGGACTAGCTTTATCTGGCCTCATTTATACAATATGGACTGAGAGATTAAACAATAAAGCTCAGAGCTTTGAAAATCACTTCTTTCAACTCCTTAACTTTCATCATACGATCGTTTTCGATTCTGGAGGGAATGTTAATGAATTGTTTGACCGTATTTGTCAACAAATTAAGCAAACTTGTGAAAATCTAAGAAATGCGAAAAGTCAAGTAAATAAGGAAGTTTTAGTTGAGACTTATAAAAGGAATTATAAGATGTATCATGCAGTTATGAGTCATTACTTCCGTAATTTAGAACACATGATAAAGTACATTGATGAGTCTGAAATTGATAATAAAAACAAGTATTATAAAATTCTTTTTTCACAGTTATCAGAATATGAAATTATTCTTCTTGCATACCACGGTTTGACTGATAAAGGTTCAGCTTTAGCTTTTAGGGATTATATAATTGATCATAAATTACTAAAAGAGTTGGATCATATTGAGCATGGAGAAGCTGGTGAGATTTTGAAAGTAGAATATACAAAGCTTAGCAAGAGTTCTAAGTAA
- a CDS encoding P-loop NTPase fold protein: protein MKADSTSNVIENYLQSREINYALMIDQVWGAGKTYYWNNMIVPYLNKEGMIPCYITLNGVKTQEEFSSRMALGFRQAVFLKSEPNPLEIEQYLDTEKLCLCIDDLERAEMEISNIFGHVNLYVEHKQIKTIFLCNEEKVKKTDLERYLDYKEKIIGKTIRLEQNLSYAIKQMIDELYKNSRNSDYHVFLIKVTDVIEELLIITEKNKRNKMRKAINLRILKRALIDFHKVYNTFDETIHNTVKIQSLLFTLMLSIEMQYKDISHALSVVETYNERVFYQANYNENIEGSFHGMFGKYHKHSMFRELIYYYPSISRYLRTGSLDEKEFKENFSQSNDEKETDPEKILWGPYWELEDEVFLNAIGTVMKKVEAGQYELYEFGNIYAHIGNFKDKNLLPRIYYENPDLLSRFKASIDYKFKTLSEDFNFKNVQSKLNSRVNEINNYVNDKIKGKKIEQNAILAKDLITYLETSPEKFVNKINDLNKTAYDVPIFKYIEEDRFIEGLKKLNNSALDKVRAAIYYRYQNYSTNQIIIGDIDPLKEIVKKLKSYISSKNNVESVDCPIPLSSHLLQNLCDTLDEIIQKT, encoded by the coding sequence TTGAAAGCAGATTCCACTAGTAATGTTATAGAAAATTATTTACAATCACGAGAAATTAACTATGCTTTAATGATTGATCAAGTATGGGGAGCAGGAAAAACATATTATTGGAATAATATGATCGTTCCTTATTTAAACAAAGAAGGTATGATTCCATGTTACATAACGTTAAATGGAGTGAAAACACAGGAAGAGTTCTCTTCTCGAATGGCGCTAGGGTTCAGACAGGCTGTATTTTTGAAGTCAGAACCTAACCCGCTCGAAATAGAACAATATCTTGATACTGAGAAACTATGCCTTTGTATTGATGATCTCGAACGAGCTGAAATGGAAATATCAAATATATTTGGGCATGTTAATTTATACGTTGAACATAAACAAATAAAAACGATTTTTCTTTGTAATGAGGAAAAAGTAAAAAAAACAGATCTTGAAAGATATTTAGATTACAAAGAAAAAATAATTGGAAAGACTATTCGTCTCGAACAAAATTTATCATATGCTATAAAACAAATGATCGATGAATTATACAAAAATAGTAGAAATAGCGACTACCATGTATTCTTAATTAAAGTTACTGACGTGATAGAAGAACTTTTAATAATTACTGAAAAAAATAAAAGAAATAAAATGAGAAAAGCTATTAATCTGCGAATACTAAAGCGTGCCCTCATTGACTTTCACAAGGTTTATAACACATTTGATGAAACGATCCATAATACCGTAAAGATCCAGTCTTTACTTTTTACTTTGATGCTGTCCATAGAGATGCAATATAAGGATATTAGTCATGCATTGAGCGTTGTAGAAACTTATAATGAAAGAGTATTTTATCAAGCAAATTATAATGAGAATATTGAAGGGTCATTTCACGGAATGTTTGGAAAATATCACAAGCATTCGATGTTCAGAGAACTAATTTATTATTATCCATCGATCAGTCGTTACCTAAGAACAGGAAGCCTTGACGAAAAAGAATTTAAGGAGAATTTCTCTCAAAGCAATGATGAAAAAGAAACAGATCCGGAAAAGATTTTGTGGGGCCCGTATTGGGAGTTAGAGGATGAAGTATTTCTGAATGCTATCGGTACTGTGATGAAAAAAGTTGAAGCTGGACAATATGAACTCTATGAGTTCGGGAATATATATGCACATATTGGCAATTTTAAAGATAAGAATTTACTTCCACGAATTTACTACGAAAATCCTGATCTACTAAGTAGATTCAAAGCATCGATTGACTACAAGTTTAAAACATTGAGTGAAGATTTCAATTTTAAAAACGTGCAAAGCAAGCTTAATTCTAGGGTCAATGAAATAAATAATTATGTTAATGATAAAATCAAGGGGAAGAAAATAGAACAAAATGCAATCTTAGCAAAAGACCTAATAACATATCTTGAGACAAGCCCAGAAAAATTCGTGAATAAAATAAATGATTTAAATAAAACAGCATACGATGTACCTATTTTTAAATATATTGAAGAGGACAGATTTATAGAAGGCTTAAAGAAACTAAATAATAGCGCACTGGACAAAGTACGAGCAGCTATTTACTATCGATATCAGAATTATTCCACTAACCAAATTATAATTGGAGATATTGACCCATTAAAAGAAATTGTTAAAAAACTTAAATCTTATATTTCTTCAAAGAACAATGTTGAATCAGTAGATTGTCCTATTCCATTATCAAGCCATTTACTTCAAAACTTATGTGATACTTTAGATGAGATCATTCAAAAGACATAA
- a CDS encoding ABC transporter ATP-binding protein, with protein sequence MSEEAVFTVQNLIKTYPGQTRAIDGISFSLHRGECVGLIGESGSGKSTLARCILLMEKFDSGQMWFQGREMLQPRTASAYRALEGQVQAVFQNPAWSLNPRLRIIDSVMEPLDTLKNRTPVMVQDCRQDRLKCAKRLLNMVELPERLLHQYPHELSGGRKQRVAIARAISSEPSLIIMDEPTSSLDMITQAQIIEMLMILQKNIGFACLFISHDLATIQRISDRIMVIQQGRIIDHFANEALFSIERHSYTQQLVHKYRF encoded by the coding sequence ATGAGTGAAGAAGCTGTGTTTACCGTTCAAAACCTGATCAAGACCTACCCTGGACAGACAAGGGCGATCGACGGAATTTCTTTCAGTCTTCATAGAGGAGAATGTGTGGGGCTGATCGGAGAAAGCGGGAGCGGAAAGAGTACACTGGCACGCTGCATTTTATTGATGGAGAAGTTCGATTCCGGGCAAATGTGGTTTCAGGGAAGAGAGATGTTACAACCAAGGACTGCTTCCGCTTATCGAGCCCTTGAGGGCCAAGTTCAGGCCGTGTTTCAAAATCCTGCATGGAGTCTCAATCCCAGACTGCGGATCATTGATTCTGTGATGGAACCGCTGGACACCTTAAAGAATCGAACACCGGTAATGGTCCAAGACTGCAGACAGGACAGGCTAAAGTGTGCCAAACGGCTACTGAATATGGTAGAGCTACCAGAGCGTCTCCTGCATCAGTATCCCCATGAGCTCAGTGGAGGACGGAAGCAGCGAGTCGCTATTGCCAGAGCAATAAGCAGTGAGCCATCCCTGATTATCATGGATGAACCCACATCCAGTCTGGATATGATTACACAAGCTCAGATCATCGAGATGCTTATGATACTGCAAAAAAACATCGGATTTGCCTGTTTATTTATTTCACATGATCTGGCTACAATCCAGCGCATATCCGATCGAATTATGGTGATACAGCAGGGACGAATCATCGACCATTTTGCTAATGAAGCTTTGTTCTCAATTGAGAGGCATTCTTATACGCAACAATTAGTTCATAAATACCGATTTTAA
- a CDS encoding ABC transporter ATP-binding protein: protein MSLLEIKGLRLVAGEQTLIHDMHLSIKAGDWLTVIGESGSGKTLTGLSIGRLLPNGVRHIAGQITFNGQSLSELPEKQMNGLRGKKIAYVFQDYTGVFSPFLRIGKQLDETLRVHYTWGRQQRKDRIAQALNDVSLPAKRVVVSYPFQLSGGQMQRVSIAMAMLLEPKLLIADEPTSALDWVTGAEILDLLIRLREKTGCSILFITHNLKLARRCADQIVIMREGRILESGTAEDVLTQTTHPYTQKLLAAESILSYAEPGIVAERGGLS from the coding sequence ATGAGTTTACTCGAAATAAAAGGACTCCGGTTAGTGGCTGGAGAACAGACCCTTATTCATGATATGCATTTATCCATTAAAGCGGGCGACTGGTTAACTGTCATTGGGGAAAGCGGAAGTGGAAAAACACTTACAGGCTTATCGATCGGGCGTTTGCTTCCAAACGGGGTGCGCCATATAGCTGGACAAATCACGTTTAATGGCCAGTCTTTATCCGAATTACCCGAGAAACAGATGAATGGGCTGCGCGGCAAAAAAATCGCGTATGTATTTCAAGACTATACAGGTGTATTTAGCCCGTTTCTTCGGATAGGAAAACAATTGGATGAGACGCTTAGGGTTCATTATACATGGGGACGCCAGCAAAGGAAGGATCGGATAGCGCAAGCTCTGAATGACGTTTCCCTGCCTGCCAAACGGGTTGTTGTCAGCTATCCGTTCCAGCTAAGTGGCGGACAAATGCAGCGGGTATCCATCGCGATGGCGATGCTGCTTGAACCTAAACTGCTGATTGCGGATGAACCCACGTCTGCGCTGGACTGGGTTACGGGGGCAGAAATACTCGATCTGCTCATTCGACTTCGAGAGAAGACAGGCTGCTCCATTTTGTTCATCACACATAATCTGAAGCTGGCAAGACGCTGCGCGGATCAGATTGTCATTATGCGGGAAGGTCGAATCTTGGAATCCGGCACGGCTGAGGACGTGCTGACACAAACCACACATCCGTACACTCAAAAGCTTTTGGCAGCCGAATCCATACTGTCTTATGCTGAACCTGGCATCGTTGCGGAACGAGGTGGATTATCATGA
- the nikC gene encoding nickel transporter permease produces the protein MLKTKFRLTPPVQKPKMSVHIIILVLVVLTLICAPYVVPHDPYAVNLAIRLLPPGIDHLLGTDDLGRDLLSRMLLGGRNTVGTSLSVLFGSLAIGIPAGLMAGYAGGWLDRIYKRISDAFLAFPDFIIAIVLSGLMGPGIFNLMIAIVSVKWITYSRIVRNSVIAEKHQEYITIARLSGLRPHQILWKHLLPHALSHVIVIASLDIGKVILMIASLSYIGLGAQPPAPEWGAMLNEGRAYFHSSPYLMIVPGLAIMLVVLWSNMLGDRVRDRLDIKRSRE, from the coding sequence ATGCTTAAAACCAAGTTTAGACTTACCCCTCCGGTGCAAAAACCAAAAATGAGCGTTCACATCATCATTTTGGTACTCGTTGTTTTGACCTTGATCTGTGCTCCTTATGTGGTTCCACATGATCCCTATGCGGTCAACTTGGCGATACGACTTCTGCCCCCAGGTATAGATCATCTGCTGGGGACCGATGATCTTGGTCGAGATCTATTATCCCGTATGCTGCTCGGGGGAAGGAATACGGTAGGAACCAGTTTAAGTGTTCTCTTCGGTTCACTCGCCATCGGTATTCCCGCAGGATTAATGGCCGGGTATGCAGGCGGGTGGCTGGATCGAATCTATAAACGAATATCGGATGCTTTTCTTGCATTTCCGGATTTTATTATTGCCATTGTGCTTAGTGGGCTGATGGGACCAGGTATCTTCAATCTGATGATTGCCATCGTTTCGGTCAAATGGATTACGTATTCCCGCATCGTTCGAAATAGCGTGATCGCGGAGAAACATCAGGAGTATATTACCATCGCCCGCCTGAGTGGATTACGTCCTCATCAGATTTTGTGGAAGCATTTACTACCCCATGCGTTGTCTCATGTGATTGTGATCGCTTCGCTGGATATCGGTAAAGTCATTCTCATGATTGCCTCGCTCTCCTACATTGGATTGGGGGCGCAGCCTCCTGCACCAGAGTGGGGGGCCATGCTGAACGAGGGACGGGCATACTTTCATAGCTCACCTTACCTTATGATTGTCCCTGGACTCGCGATTATGCTCGTCGTTCTCTGGTCCAACATGCTGGGAGATCGGGTGCGCGATAGGCTGGATATCAAACGGAGCAGGGAGTGA
- the nikB gene encoding nickel ABC transporter permease → MNKLLKRSIEFILFILLLSFISFVFVKLAPGDAVREILRSDDVAVTSSQMEKQREALGLNDPVLVQYGQWLGRLVRLDLGTSYMTNRPVTEELLDKLPATLLLTCTSLLVLIVIAIPLGTLSALYPHRVIDRFSRLLAVLGTSVPSFWLGLLLIEGFSVRTHLFPSMGTGSIAHLVLPSLTLGLTMAAVYVRLIRSSLLESLGQDFVRGARSRGIGGSRVLLRHAFRHALTPVVTMFGVSIGSLLGGTVVIEVLFAYPGMGKFIVDAIQSRDYPVIQGYMVLMGLIVTIIHMLVDLLNDVLNPEIRLKGER, encoded by the coding sequence ATGAACAAGCTCCTGAAACGAAGTATAGAGTTCATTCTCTTTATTTTGCTTCTGTCCTTCATTAGCTTTGTGTTCGTAAAATTAGCTCCCGGTGATGCGGTAAGGGAAATACTGCGCTCGGATGATGTGGCCGTGACCTCTTCCCAAATGGAGAAACAGCGTGAGGCTTTGGGGTTAAATGATCCTGTGCTCGTGCAATACGGGCAGTGGCTCGGACGTCTTGTCCGACTCGATTTGGGAACTTCATATATGACCAATCGTCCGGTAACGGAGGAATTACTGGACAAATTGCCGGCAACCTTGCTGTTGACGTGCACTTCACTGCTTGTGCTGATCGTCATCGCCATTCCGCTCGGCACACTGTCCGCCTTATATCCCCATCGCGTCATCGACCGGTTCAGTCGTCTTCTGGCTGTACTGGGCACCTCAGTCCCTAGCTTCTGGCTGGGGCTTCTTTTAATAGAAGGCTTCTCAGTGAGAACACATCTGTTTCCCTCTATGGGGACGGGGAGCATTGCGCATCTGGTGCTTCCATCCCTTACACTGGGATTAACCATGGCCGCCGTATACGTGCGTCTCATTCGTTCAAGTTTGCTGGAAAGTCTGGGTCAGGATTTTGTTCGGGGTGCACGATCCAGAGGAATAGGTGGCTCGCGTGTGCTCCTTAGACATGCCTTCAGGCATGCACTCACTCCCGTTGTCACCATGTTTGGTGTAAGCATCGGAAGCTTGCTTGGGGGAACGGTCGTGATTGAAGTGCTGTTCGCCTATCCCGGTATGGGCAAATTCATTGTTGATGCCATTCAGAGTCGTGATTATCCGGTTATTCAGGGCTATATGGTACTGATGGGCCTGATCGTTACAATCATCCACATGCTCGTCGACCTTCTGAATGACGTTCTGAACCCCGAGATCCGGTTGAAGGGGGAACGATAA
- the nikA gene encoding nickel ABC transporter substrate-binding protein, which translates to MILVLCTVLFVSACSSTPKDATTQPAATKDKEVTFLFNFASQTIDPHQDYTPLRAGVTETLVKLGEDLQIEPWLAEKWGTTDGQHWTFEIKKNVTFQDGRALDAEAVKQSLERAIQVNPGVEQVLNIKEMSASGQTLNITTVQPFPQFPSELVHPNASILDVNAADPDKTPVGTGPFKVTSFTAGSSLKVERYDEYWGGAAKLSRASFNFNEDASARLSALMSGDADIVYRPPTESLETMKSDSTLHLESVTSLRTHELIFNTNQPEFKDKYMRKAFDALVNREELKDVIMGGQATLATGPFMPGFSFMPSYEVKTTGTEAALAWFEKAGYQVEQGKVSKNGKPLSLKLVTYTSRAEFPLFAQVLQAQAKEIGIQITIEFVDNYEDYLLTKDDWDLGTYSPLIAPRGDASYFLNVAFKPDGTLNFGKINDLQLNKLIDQLDQMVDTDKRNELIEKILMHIDEETYYSYLVHPNTLVVYKDRVKNWVTSKSEYYMLTNQLDVE; encoded by the coding sequence ATGATTTTGGTTTTATGCACAGTGCTTTTCGTTTCGGCCTGTTCCAGTACGCCGAAGGATGCAACAACGCAACCTGCAGCGACGAAAGACAAGGAAGTTACGTTTTTGTTCAACTTTGCAAGCCAGACGATTGATCCACATCAAGATTATACCCCTTTGAGAGCTGGAGTGACTGAAACCTTGGTTAAGTTGGGTGAGGATCTGCAGATCGAGCCCTGGCTGGCTGAGAAGTGGGGCACGACAGACGGACAGCACTGGACATTTGAGATTAAGAAGAATGTAACCTTCCAGGATGGACGGGCCCTGGATGCCGAAGCTGTAAAACAATCTCTTGAACGGGCGATCCAGGTGAATCCGGGTGTAGAACAGGTTTTGAACATTAAGGAAATGAGTGCATCCGGTCAAACACTGAATATTACGACTGTGCAACCCTTCCCGCAGTTTCCATCCGAGCTTGTTCACCCGAACGCATCCATTCTGGATGTCAATGCGGCTGACCCGGACAAAACACCTGTTGGAACTGGACCTTTCAAAGTTACGTCCTTCACAGCGGGAAGCTCACTCAAGGTGGAGCGCTACGATGAGTATTGGGGCGGAGCTGCCAAGCTGAGTCGTGCCTCATTCAACTTTAATGAGGATGCGAGTGCGCGCCTTTCGGCTCTGATGTCGGGAGATGCGGATATTGTATATCGCCCGCCAACTGAAAGTCTGGAAACGATGAAAAGTGACTCCACTCTTCATTTGGAATCGGTCACAAGCCTGCGCACACACGAGCTTATTTTTAATACAAACCAACCCGAATTCAAGGACAAATATATGAGAAAAGCCTTTGATGCTCTTGTCAATCGTGAAGAATTGAAGGACGTGATTATGGGTGGACAGGCTACGCTCGCAACAGGACCATTCATGCCTGGTTTCTCCTTTATGCCTTCCTATGAAGTCAAAACGACAGGTACCGAAGCAGCACTGGCATGGTTTGAAAAGGCTGGTTATCAGGTGGAACAGGGTAAAGTAAGCAAGAACGGCAAGCCGCTTAGCCTGAAGCTTGTAACGTATACATCACGGGCGGAATTCCCGCTGTTTGCTCAGGTACTGCAAGCACAAGCGAAGGAAATCGGTATCCAGATTACAATTGAGTTTGTGGATAATTATGAAGACTATCTGCTCACCAAAGATGACTGGGACCTGGGCACATACAGTCCATTAATTGCACCACGCGGAGATGCCAGTTACTTCCTCAATGTAGCTTTCAAACCCGACGGGACGCTGAATTTCGGCAAAATTAATGATTTGCAGCTGAACAAATTGATTGACCAGTTGGATCAGATGGTGGATACCGATAAACGAAATGAATTAATTGAAAAAATCCTGATGCATATTGATGAAGAAACTTATTACTCCTACCTGGTTCATCCCAATACGCTCGTTGTGTATAAAGATCGGGTGAAAAATTGGGTAACCAGCAAAAGTGAGTATTACATGCTGACCAATCAACTGGATGTGGAATAG
- a CDS encoding class I SAM-dependent methyltransferase: protein MILNKQTLYDVWWHHPGEGDQGMEDDHIPHWERILGFIPEERLEQCSVLDFGCNQGGFLRLLHSHRPFKEGVGTDLARQSIEIANQRMGDLPLEFYATGQPEQFVHRFDLAFSLAVLYLIPDLNKHALQIRTCLKPGGIYYATFADYGCNPSLPEIRDRINGNAAIPMQDHTLDTISEAFMLAGFQVSVRRMLPIGFVDLSHGKKWYKRVADQLQFAYEQSYIFRFVAPKASINGL from the coding sequence ATGATCTTGAACAAACAAACGCTGTATGATGTATGGTGGCACCACCCTGGAGAAGGAGATCAGGGGATGGAAGATGATCATATCCCACACTGGGAGAGAATACTTGGTTTTATACCGGAAGAGCGTCTGGAGCAATGCAGTGTTCTTGATTTCGGCTGCAACCAGGGAGGATTCCTGAGGCTTCTACACTCTCACCGGCCTTTCAAGGAAGGTGTTGGAACAGATCTGGCACGTCAATCCATTGAAATTGCCAATCAGCGCATGGGAGATCTGCCGCTGGAGTTCTATGCTACTGGGCAGCCTGAGCAGTTTGTGCATCGGTTTGATTTAGCTTTTAGTCTGGCCGTGTTGTATTTGATTCCCGATCTGAATAAACATGCGTTGCAGATCAGAACCTGTCTCAAGCCAGGTGGCATTTATTATGCTACCTTTGCCGACTACGGTTGCAACCCCAGTTTGCCCGAGATCAGGGATCGCATTAACGGCAATGCAGCCATTCCTATGCAGGATCACACACTGGATACCATATCCGAAGCGTTCATGCTGGCAGGATTTCAGGTGAGCGTGCGTCGCATGCTGCCAATAGGATTCGTCGATCTGTCTCATGGTAAGAAGTGGTATAAACGAGTGGCAGATCAATTGCAGTTTGCCTATGAACAATCCTATATATTCCGGTTTGTTGCCCCAAAGGCTAGCATAAATGGTCTCTAG